The sequence GGGCTGTTGGTGAATTATTTGTGAATAGGAGAATTTTAAATACACAACATAAGAAGGAGGAAGAAAGCCAGAGGGAAAATCTTTTTCATACTCGGTGTTATGTGAATGGGAAGGTGTGCAGTATTTTTTATTGATGGGGTTTTGTACCAATGTGGCGAGTTGCGAACTTGTGGAAAAATTGGGGTTGCCTATCCTAAAGCATCCTCAATCATATATATTGCAATGGTTTAATGATTGTACGGAGGTGAGAGTTAATAGGCGAGTTGTGGTGCCATTTTTTATTGGCAAATATGTTGATGAGGTTTTGTGTGATGTAGTCCCTATGCATGTGTGTCATATTTTTTTGGGGAGAACGTGATTGTTTGATAGGAGAGTAGTGCATGACgattttagaaataaaaatttttttgtaatgaAAAAAGAGTCTATTGTATTGTTGCTTATGACTCCAAAGAAAGTGTTGGAGGaacaaatgaaaaataaaaagagataTGAGTCCCAAAAAAAGAGTAAACAAAAAAGTTagatgaccttagaaaaaaagaatgataAAAAAAGAGATGAATAAAAAATTGAGCGAAAAGAGGCcgaaaagaaaatatatatatggcccaaaagagtgagttgagagatgttttgaatTCTCATGatccacttgtgttgatgtaTTATAAGGAGGTACTCTTtgacacaagtgatatagccggagatCTTCCAAGCGTTGTTATCTCTCTCTTGCAGGAGTTCGAGGATTTATTTCCGGATGagctacctcaaggattaccacgaGGGGGATTGAGCACCAATTCGACTTGGTACCCGGGAGTGCATTgccgaatcgtccagcttataggagcaaTCCAAAAGAGACAAAGGAACTGCAaagacaggtaagtgaacttctagataaaggttttgtgcgtgagtctaTGTCACCATGTGTTGTACCTGTCTTGTTAGTACCTAAGAAAGATGGTTCTTGGCgtatgtgtgttgattgtagggctataaataacattaccatcaagtataggcatcctattcctagactagatgatatgttagatgagCTGCATAGTGCTAGCGTGTTTAGAAAGATTGATCTTAAGAGTGGTTATCATCAGATTAGGATGAAAGAGGGGGATGAGTGGAAAATTACGTTTAAAACAAAATATGGGTTGTATGAATGgatggttatgccttttggtttgactaatgcacctagtacttttatgcGTCTCATGAATAATTTTTTGCGTGCatttattggaaaatttgtggtggtgtattttgatgatatcttggtatatAGTAAAAACTTGGATGATCATGTGGGGCATTTGAGAGTTGTACTAATCACATTGCGTGCTGAACATTTATATGATAACTTAAAGAAATGtgtattttttacaaaaaaaactcGTACTTCTTGATTTTGTTGTGAGTGCACAAGGTGTGAATGTTGACGAAGAAAAGGTAAGTTCCATTTGATATTGGCCGACGCCTACGTcaattggtcaagttcgaagttttcatgggCTTGCAAGTTTTTGTAGGAGGTTTGTGAAGGATTTTAGTACATTGGCGGTGCCAATGACTACGGTTATCAAGAAAAACATTtgattccattggggcgaggaggaATAAGCAAAAGTTAATTAATGGTCATTTACTTATTTTTCCTGATTTTACTAATACTTTTGatattgaatgtgatgcatcaggtgtaggaattAGAGGCGTCTTGACGCAAGGGGGAAGGCCAGTAGCGTATTTCAGCGAGAAGTTGAGTGGAGCatccttgaattatcctacctacgacaaggagttcTATGTGTTGGTGAGGGTACTCGAGACATGACAACATTACTTGAGGCCAATAGAGTTcttgattcatacggatcatgagtaCTTGAAGCATCTCAAGGGGCAACATAAACTGAATAAAATACATGCCAAATGGGTAGCATTCGTGGAGACTTTTTCTTATGTAATCAAGTACAAGAAAGGTAAGGAGAATGTGGTAGCGTATGCGTTGTCGCGAAGGTACGTGCTCTTAACTACtttaaattctaaatttttggGGTTTGAGCATGTGAAAGAGTTGTATGCGAGTGATGTTGATTTGGTGAGATCTATGTGTCGTGTATGCATGGTCCAAAGGATAAGTTTTACATGCATGATGGTtatttgtttaaggaagatAAATTATGCATTCCTAAGTCCTCAATTTGGGAATTACTTGTTAGAGAGTCTCATAGTGTTGGTTTAATGgggcattttggtgtggctaagacatatcaaatttttcatgaacacttttattggccacatatgaagcatgatattGAGAAAATGTGTGAGCggtgtgtgacttgtaagaaGGAAAAATCTAGATTGCAACCACATAGGTTATATACTCCACTTCCAGTACCTAATGAACCATGGgtagacatttctatggattttgttcctAGGTTtaccgaggtctaagaaggAGAGGGATTCtatttatgttgtggttgataggttTTCTAAAATGGCACATTTTATTGCATGTAAAAAATCAGATGATGCCTCGTATGTTGCagatttgttctttaatgagaTTGTGAGATTGTATGGTATGCCTAGAAATATTGtttctgatagggatactcatttttgagttacttttggaaaacattgtggTGTAAACTTGGGACTAAGTTATTATTTTATACTAGTTGTCATCCACAAACtgatggtcaaactgaggtaGTAAATAGAACTTTAGGAACATTGTTGCGCTCTATCATACAAAAAAACTTGCAAAATTGGGAGGAGTGTTTTCCATTTATTGAATTTgcttataatcgtagtgtgcattctactatgAATTATTCGCCTTTTGAAATTGTTGATGGTTTTAATCCATTGactccgttggatttgatgttgTTATCTATGAGTAAAAAGGTTAATATGGATGGGAAAAAGAAAGCTGAATTTGTGAGGAGCTTGCACGAGAAAGTATGtgaaaattttgagaaaaagaatttgcagtataTTAAGCAAGCTAACAATGGGAGAAAGAAGGTTGTG comes from Henckelia pumila isolate YLH828 chromosome 4, ASM3356847v2, whole genome shotgun sequence and encodes:
- the LOC140861484 gene encoding uncharacterized protein, with amino-acid sequence MREKYKKGSREDGNISSIKMKILTFHVKSDPEAYLEWEKRVEFVFDFHHYSDLKKVRLAVVEFVDYGLIWWDQLVTTRRRFGEQPIETWKEMKRVMRKRCQGIGHISSQCPNNKLMIINVCGDVESESDAGEENYDDMPALVDPYDEDGFWAVGELFVNRRILNTQHKKEEESQRENLFHTRCYVNGKEVLFDTSDIAGDLPSVVISLLQEFEDLFPDELPQGLPRGGLSTNSTWYPGVHCRIVQLIGAIQKRQRNCKDRLDDMLDELHSASVFRKIDLKSGYHQIRMKEGDEWKITFKTKYGLYEWMVMPFGLTNAPSTFMRLMNNFLRAFIGKFVVVYFDDILVYSKNLDDHVGHLRVVLITLRAEHLYDNLKKCVGIRGVLTQGGRPVAYFSEKLSGASLNYPTYDKEFYVLVRGQHKLNKIHAKWVAFVETFSYVIKYKKGKENVVAYALSRSVHSTMNYSPFEIVDGFNPLTPLDLMLLSMSKKVNMDGKKKAEFVRSLHEKVCENFEKKNLQYIKQANNGRKKVVFEPGDWVWLHLRKERFPEKRRSKLLPRGDGPFQVLERINENAYKLDFPGEYNVSTTFNVSDLSLFDVGYE